In Solirubrobacterales bacterium, the DNA window CGTCTGGTCACGCAGCAACGGCAGTAACTACGTCATCGAGGCCGCAACCCGACCGCCCGGCGGCAGCTTCGGGCCACCCGAAAGCCTTTCCGCGGCAGGCCAGACCGCCAACCAACCGCAGGTTGCGGTCGGACCGGATGGCACCACGATCGTGATCTGGGGACGGTTCAACGGCAGCAACAACATCATCCAGGCCACGGTCCGACCACCGGGCGGGAACTTCGGGACACCGGTTGATCTCTCGGCGGTCGGAGCGAGCGCCGACGGTCCACAGATCGCCATCCTGCCCGACGGCAGCGCAACTGCCGTCTGGGGCAGGGGCATGAATGCAGCCGCCCGGATCCAGGCGTCAACCCGTCCGGCCGGCGGCACTTTCGGGCCGTCAACCGACCTCTCGGACCCGGGCCTCGGTGCGTTCGGACCCCAAATCGGGGTCGCCGCAGACGGCGAGACCACGGTTTCCTGGAGTGGTCACCATGGCGGCATCTGGACGATCCGGGCCGCGATCCGTCCGCCCGGCGGGAGCTTCGGATCACCGATCGATATCTCCGGCACAGACCAGGGGTGGTTTGCCGACGTCGCGGTCACCCCGGACGGCGGCACCTCGATCGACTGGTCCGGGTACGACCCGGTCACCAACAAGGCGGTTGTCCGGGCGGCGGTCCGCCCTCCCGGCGGCAGCTTTGCGCCGCCGGCCGATCTCACCGCGCCGGACCAGGACGTCCAGGCCAACACGGTCAGGGTCGGCGCCGCACCGGACGGCACCTCGACCGCCATCTGGTCCCGCTCCGACGGAAGCAACGACATCGTCCAGACCTCGACCCGGCCGCCAAGCGGGAGCTTCGGGCCACCGGTCGACCTGTCGGCGCCCGGACAGAACGCCGAGAGCCCCCAGATCGCCTTTGCCCCGGACGACACCGGAATCGGCACCGCGATCTGGAGCCGACATGACGGTGGCAAGTTCGTAACCCAGGCCGCCTCCACCACCACACCGAACCTTCATCTCACCGTCGGCCGGGCCGGAAACGGTGAGGGGAGCGTCACCTCCGGTCTCGGCGGCATCGACTGCGGTGCCGTCTGCACCTCGGATCTGCCTGCCTACACCGAGGTCACCCTGACCGCCAATCCCGGCGGGGGTTCCGCTTTCTCCGGCTGGAGCGGTGCCTGCACCGGCACGCAGCCAGACTGCCTGATCCGGATGGACCAGGCGCGAAACGTCACCGCCACGTTCGTCGCGACCACCCGTCAGCTCACCGTGAGCCGAACCGGCAGCGGTCAGGGGCTGGTCACCTCGAATGCCGGCGGGATCGGCTGCGGGACCGTCTGTGCCGCCGCGCTCCCGGCGGGCAGCGAGGTGACCCTGACCGCCATGCCCGCCGAGGGCTCTGTCTTCAGCGGCTGGACCGGGGACTGCTCCGGATCCGCGACAACCTGTGTGTTGCGGATGGATGACCCCCGCAGCGTGACCGCAACCTTCACCGCCATCACGAAGCCCCCGGATCCATGCCGGGCAGCGACGATGAAACTCGGACGAGTGTCCCTGAACCGACGGCGAGGCACCGCCCGGATCACCGCCACCATCGGCGCCCCGGGAAGGCTGACCATCCGGGGGACCCGGCTGGTCAGGGCGACCAGCCGGTCTGCCCGCCGGGCAGGCCGGTTGAAACTGAACATCCGGACTCGCGGCAGGGCGCTTCGTCAACTTCGACGCCGGGGGAGTACCCGGGTCCGGGTGGACGTGACCTTCCGGCCGGGCAGTGGCTGCCCCGGCCGGAGCCGGACCAGGACCGTCCGGCTGATCCGGCGCCGCTGACCGCAGTCCCCGCAACTTGACTCAGGGGTGAGCGCCGTTATAGGTTCTCCCAATCGCATCTAATGGTTCCGCCGATCGGTGGAAGTCCAGACCGGAGGGTGAACATGGGACGGCTGAAGCAGGCAGGGCGGGGATCCGCGCGGCAGGGGAGCACCAGACATCTCCCGGAACGAGTGGTTGGCCTTGTGGCGGTTGCAGCGGCCTTGCTCACCATGTTCACAGCCTCTCTGGCCCAGGCCACGCCGCCGGGGCCGTGGGTCCTGCCTGCGATCGAGATCTCGACCGAAGAGCAGGCCGGATACCCGGAGCTGGCCTTCGCCCCGGACGGTTCCGCCACCGCGGTCTGGGGAAGCACCGACGGGATCGACGCCACACTTCAGGTCGCCACCAGGCCGCCGGGCGGGAACTTCGGGACGCCGGTCGAGATCGCGACGGTTGAAGTTGTGGACCCGAACCTCCGGATCTCGATCGAGCCGGACGGCAGCACCGTGATCGTGTGGCGGCATCAATACAGCATCTCGCCGGACCATTTCAACATCCGGGCTGCGATCCGGCCGGCCGGGGAGAGTGCTTTTGGACCGGCCTTCGACGTTTCACCCAGGGACGGGTGGAGCGACTCGTTCCCGATGGTCGGGTCCGGTCCGGATGGCACCACCGTCGTCTGGACCCGGGATGACGGTCTCAACCGGACGATCCATTCGGCAACCCGGCCGACCGGCGGGGTCTTCGGAGCCCCGGAAATGATCTCGTACAGCCTGGGGACCTCCGAGGAAGCCCGGATGGCGGTCGGTCCGGACGGTACCGATGCGGTTGTCTGGAGGCGCCCGGTTGGAGCCAAGTCGGTCATTCAGGCGGTGACCCGGGCCCCCGGAGAGAGCAGCTGGTCTCCGGCCAACCTGTCGGAGCCGATCCCGGACTACGACGTGATGAGACCCCGGGTGGCGGTCGGACCGGACGGCACGGTCACCGCGGTCTGGCATCTCGACGATCAGATGTCGGTGACCGTCCAGTCAGCCACTCTGGATCCGGGCGAGGTGCTCTGGGACCGGACCAACCTGAGCCAGCCCGGACAGCACTCCGGACATGCCTGGGTTGCGTTCGCACCGGACGGAACTACCACCGCAGTCTGGATCAGGCAGGGCGACGCCGGAACCGTGGTCCAGTCGGCAACCCGACCCCCAGGCGGGAACTTCGGTTCCCCGGTCCCAGTGTTCACGACCCCCAACGCGACCAACGAGCCGGAAGTCCGGATCGCGTCCGACGGGACTGCCGTCGCCTCCTGGCTGACCGACACCGGGGGTTTCGACACGGCCTGGGCGGCAACCCGGGAACCCGGCGGAACCACCTGGAACGCCGAGGCCATCTCGGACGCCGGCCTGGAAGTCCTGATGCCCCCCGACCTGGCCCTCGCCAAGGACGGTTCCGCGACCGCGATCTGGACGGTGGATGACGGAGTGACCAATACGGTTCAGAGCGCGACCCGCCCGGCCGGTGGGGGTTTCGGCGCGCCGGTGAACCTCTCGCCGTTCGACGCGCAGACCTCGATGTTTCCCCGGATCGCCGCCGCCCCGGATGGCACCGGGATAACCACGGCCCTCTGGGCCGACGAAGACAACGGCCGCAGCCTCGTCCAGACAGCCTCGACCGCCACTCCGGAGCTTGGGTTGTCCCTGACCAGATCCGGCAGCGGCACGGGGACGGTCACCTCCAGCCCGGCCGGCATCGAGTGTGGCTCGACCTGTGAGACGGATCTGCCCGCCTACGCGGAGATCACTCTCACGGCCACTGCCGCCGAGGGTTCCGCCTTTGCCGGCTGGGGCGGCGCCTGCTCCGGGACCGGCGCGACCTGCCAGCTGCGGATGGATGACGCCAGGAATGTGACCGCGATCTTCACCGATACAACCGGTCCGACCGGCCCCACAGGACCCACCGGTCCGACCGGCCCAACGAGCCCGACCGGTCCGACCGGCCCGCCGGTCGATCCGGGTCCGGCCGGAGTCACCGCCACCACCGCGATCTTCGACGGCAAGCGGCTCCACGTGCGCCTGAAATGCGGCCTGAGGTTCAAGCCGCGCTGCAACACAACCGCGGTCCCGGTGACAAAGAAGGACCGGAAGGTCACCAGGAAGAGGAAGAAGGGCAAGAAGGTAGTCAAGGTGGTCACGGTGACCAAGGGCAAACCGATGGCCAAACCGATCAAGAGGAAGATCAAGGCCGGCAAGTGGATCAAGGTCTCCTTCCTGATCAAGCCGAGCTACCGGGCGGCCCTGTCCGCGATGTCGAAAAAGAAGGGCAAGACCCTGCTGGTCCAGCAGAAGATCCGTTCGAAGAAGATCGGCAAGAAGAAGTTCAAGGGCAAGAAACCCCGAACCGTCTATCACCGCTACCGGGTGCGCTCCACCGGCTGATCCGCCCGGAAAGTCTTGCTGCCGCGGCGAACGCGGGTTATGTTGACCGAAAGGGGCAGTTGAACAGACTGGAAGTGGGGTCGCAGAATGAAGTACGACGGAACCGGCCAACCGCGAACGGCGGCCTTGGAGATGAGAGTCCATCGGCGGGTCGGGGGACGTCTGACTACTGCGTCTGCCCTGGGGCTGCTGACCCTGATTTCCCTCCTGTCGGGAGGCTCCCTGGCGTCAGCGCTCGCACCGGGCCCATGGGTCTCTCCGGCGTCAAACCTTTCGACGCCGGGGCTAGACGCTGGCGACCCGCAGCTTGCGGTCGCCCCGGACGGCGCCACCACCGCGGTCTGGTACAGCAGCAGCGGCAGCAACATCGTTCAGGCCGCGACCCGGCCACCCGGCGGGAGCTTCGGGACGCCGGTTGACCTCTCCGCAGCCGGGGAGGACGCGCACGACCCGCAGATCGCGGTCTCCCCGGACGGCACCACAACCGTGACCTGGCGCCGCTACAACGGCGGCAACTACATCGTTCAGGCCGCGACCCGGCCACCCGGCGGGAGCTTCGGTGCACCATTTGATCTCTCCGCCCCGGGAAAGAACGCGTTTGACCCGCAGATCGCGGTCTCCCCGGACGGCACCACAACCGCGGTCTGGCGTCGCGACGACGGCAGCAACTACATCATTCAGGCTGTGATCAGTCCACCCGGCGGGAGCTTCGGGGTGCCGGTTGATCTCTCTGCCATCGGACGGAACGCGTACAGTCCGCAGATCGCGATCTCCCCGGACGGGACCACGACCGCGGTCTGGCGTCGCTACAACGGCAGCGACTACATCACTCAAGCCGCCACCCGGCCGGCCGGCGGGAGCTTCGGGACGCCGGTTGATCTCTCCGCCCCTGGCGAGGATGCGTTTGACCAACAATTGGTGGCCGCCCCGGACGGGGCCAGCACCGTGGTCTGGCGCCGCTACAACGGCAGCAACTACGTCGTTCAGGCCACCATCCGGCCGGCCGGCGGGAGCTTCGGGACGCCGGTGGACCTCTCCGCCGCCGGACAGAACGCTTTCTATCCGCAAGTAGCGGCCTTCCCGGACGGCACCACCACCGCAGTCTGGCACCGCGACAATGGCGGCAACTACGTCGTTCAGGCCACCATCCGGCCACCCGGCGGGAACTTCGGGATGCCGGTTGATCTCTCCGCCGCCGGACAGGACGCGGAGGACCCACAGGTGGTGGCAGCTCCGGACGAGACCGGGATCATCACTGCAGTCTGGCAACGCGATGACGGGTCAAACGATTCGATTCAGGCAGCATCCACGGTGACCCCGTCCCTGCTCCTCGCGGTTGCCCGGACGGGCAGCGGCCAGGGCGCCGTCGCCTCGGATGTCGGCGGAATCAACTGCGGTGTGGTCTGTGCGGTCAATCTGGCCGCCTACACCAAGGTCGCTCTGACCGCAACCGCGAAACCGGGCTCCACCTTCACCGGCTGGGGTGGCGTCTGCTCGGGAACCGAGCCGACCTGCACGATGACCATGAACCAGGCACGGAACGTGACCGCGAAGTTCAGCAAGATCCTCCAGCCCACCGACACCACCGCGATCTTCGACGGCACCCGGCTTCACATCCGGCTGAAATGCGGTCCGCAGTACCGGCCGAAATGCGTGATGTCCGCCGTACCGGTCACCAGGCAGGGCAGGAAGGGCAAACCGATGGCCAAACCGGTGAAGAAAAAGATCAAGGCCGGCAAATGGATCAAGGTCAGCTTCCTGATCACGCCGAAATACCGGGCGACGCTCACCGCGATGTCGAAGAAGGCGGGCAAGACCGTGTTCGTCCAGCAGAAGATCCGTTCGAAAAAGATCGGCAAGAAGAAGTTCAAGGGCAAGAAACCCCGAACCGTCTATCACCGCTACCGGGTGCGCTCCACCTGAAACGGCAGCCCGACCGGGAGTGGTGACGAGTCAGGAGTCCCGAAGCGGGCCGGTGTTGCTCACGGTCTGGTTTTCTCCGGTCTCCTCGACCTCCGCTTCGAGAGCCGCCATCGCGTCTGCCAGGCGAACGCCGTCCGGAAGGGTCAGCCCGGGATCGAGTTCGAGCAGCGGAGCGAGGACGAAGCGGCGGGAGGTGACCTCGCGGTGTGGCAGCCTCAGCCGGTCCGACTCGTACTCGAGGTCACCCATCAGCAACAGGTCGATATCGATCACGCGGGGCGAGTGACGTGGCCGTCCGGTCCGGCGTCCGATCGCCCGTTCGATCTCCTTGAGCAGATCGAGTAGTTCCTCCGGTTCAAGCGGGGTGCGGATCCTGACCGCCGCGTTGAGGAAGTCCGGCTGGTCGAGAATCAGACCGACCGGGGCGGTTTCCCAGCCGGAGGAAACGGCCTCCACCTCGATTCCGGCACCGAGCAGCCGGTCGATCGCCTGGTTCAGGTATCCGTGGCGGTCACCGATGTTGGAACCGAGACCGAGAAAGACCACCCTGCTCTCGACCGGACCGTCATCCCTGCCGGCATCGACGGTCGGTTGGCTCACGGTTCCCCGGCTCGCGTCCGGGTGATCTCGACCGAGGCGCCATCCACCTGGAACGGAATCGGCGGGACCGGCTTTGTCGCCCGGACCGTGATCGAGGCAGCGGTCGGGAACCGGTCCAGAGTCCGTTCCGCGATCACGGTCACCAGCCGCTCCAGGGTGCGGTAACTCCCGCCCCCCGCGGTCTCCGCCACAAGATCGGTCAGCTCGCCGTAGTCGACCGTCCCGGCGACCTCGTCGCTCACCATCGCATCGCAGGTGGCGGGGATCAGTTCGAGATCGAAGACCATCCGCTGCCCGACCTTGCGTTCGGCCTCCTCCACCCCGTGATGGGTGTACAGGGTCAGTCCGTTGATCCGGATGATCGGAGATTGCGTCACCGGGCAAACCTACCCGGCGGTCTCGATCGCCTCGGCCACGGTCAGCGCCTGGGCGACCTCGGCCACATCGTGGACCCGGACCATCTTCGCCCCGTTTCGACGGGCGGCAAGACAGCAAGAGATCGTTCCTCCAAGCCGCTCGCTCTCGGGGACATCATGGTCGAGCCGGCCGATGAAGGTCTTGCGCGATGGGCCGACCAGCACCGGGACTCCGGTCGCGGCGAAACGATCGAGTGCCGCGAGCAGGGTCAAGTTGTGACCAACCGTCTTGCCGAAGCCGATTCCCGGATCGATCCAGAGGTTCCTGCGATCGATTCCGGACGCCACGGCAGCTTCAGTCCGTTCCTCCAGAAACCGGAGGATCTCACCGACCACGTCCTCGTAGCGCGGATCGTCCTGCATGGTTCGCGGGGTGCCGAGCATGTGCATCAGCACCACCTCCACCCCGGACCCGGCACAGAGCGGCGCCATCTCCGGATGCCCGAGCGCGGTCACATCGTTGACCATCGTCGCTCCCGCCTCGATTGCCCGTTCGGCAACCTCCGGCTTCACCGTGTCGATCGAGATCGGGGCAGTCCCGGACAGGCCTTCGATCACCGGGATCACCCGGTCAAGTTCCTCTGCCGCTCCTACCGGTTCAGCGCCCGGCCGGGTCGATTCACCACCAACATCGAGAACATCCGCTCCTTCCGCGGCCAGCTTGCGTCCGTGGGCGATCGCCAGTTCCGGGTCGCAGAACCGGCCCCCGTCCGAAAACGAGTCCGGGGTCACGTTGACGATCCCCATGATCTTCACGGTGGCAACCCTAACTACTGATCAATCGCGGTATGGAGATGTGCTCAGAATAGTCCCGGCCAGGCGATCACCGGACCAGTTTCACTGTCCGGGTGCGGGTCCTGGCTTTGCAACCGTTCTTTGGCCGGAAGGTGATCCTGAGTTTCAACCTGACCGAACCGGTTCGCCCGAGTTTCCTGGCGGCCCTGCCTCTGGCCTTCACCCTAAGCGCGACCGTGCCCTTCCGGCTCCGTTTCCTCACCGACTTGCGGACCGACTTTGAACCGTTCAGGGTCACCGTTCCGGCCGTCCCGATCCTCGCCTTCAGGGTGCCGGTGCCCTTCCTGCGGTTCACCTTGAACCGACCCGTCTTCAGGGTGGCCCCGGTGCAAACCAGGGCAAACCGGGCGTTCACCGACTCCGCCTCCAGCATCGTCACCTCACAGGTCGGTGTCGATCCGGAACAGCCCCCGTCCCATCCCGCGAAACTGCTGCCCGAATCCGGAGTGGCAGACAGGGTCACCCTGGTGTAGGAGAGGTAGTTCGCGGCGCAGGTCGCACCGCAGTCAATCCCGGCCGGACTCGAAACAACCCTGCCGTGACCAGAACCGGAACGAGACACACTCAACACCGGACTCGGCTGAGCAGTCGACGCCGACTGGATGATGACGTGGGTGCCGTTGCTGCGACTCCAGACCGCTGTAGCGGAGCCGTCCCGTCCAGAGACGACTCGCAGGTTGTAGGCAGACTGACCGGGTGCGGAGAGGCCCACCGGTGGTGAAAAGGTCCCCCCCGGAATACGGGTCGAAGCCTGGACGATGTAGCTGGTCCCGTTGCTCCGGTACCAGACCACGGTGGCTGTTCCGTCGGGAGCGATCCCGATCTGAGGACTAAAGGCGCTCTGGCCGGGTGCGGAGAGATCCACCGGTACGGGGAAGCTTCCGCCTGCCGGCCGGGTCGAAGCCTGGACGATGTAGCTGGTCCCGTTGCTCCGGTACCAGACCACGGTGGCTGTTCCGTCGGGAGCGATCCCGATCTGAGGACTGTAGGCGCTCTGGCCGGGTGCAGAAAGATCCACCGGCAGCGCGAATCCCTGGTCCGGCCGGCGAGTGGACGCCTGAACCACATAGTTGCTGCCGTCGAACTGGTACCAGACCACGGTGGTTGTGCCATCCGGAGCTACCCCGATCTGGGGTAGGCGGGCATGCAGATTGCTTGCCGAGAGGTCCACCGGCGGGGCGAAGTCTCCCCCCGGGGGACGGGTCGACGCCTGGATCACATCTCTGGTCAAGCCGTTGCCACGACTCCAGATCACGGTGGTGGTTCCATCCGGCGAGAAAGCGAGCTCTGGATCGAAGGCACTGTCACTGACGCTGGCCGTGGAGAGGTTCACCGGCAGGCCGAAGCTGCCGCCTGGCGGCCGGGTCGACACCTGGGTCACGAATCCGGTGCCGTTGAATCGATTCCAGGCCACCGTGGTGGTGCCATCCGGACCTGCCGCAACCTGGGGGTAGGCTGCGCTCTGGCCGGCCGCGGAAAGATCCACCGGGGAACCGAAGCTGCCATTCGGTGGTCGGGTTGCCGCCTGGATCACGTTATTGGTGCCGTCGAATCGAGCCCAGACCACGGTGGCGGTGCCATCCGGGGCGATCGCGACGTCCGGGTCGTAGGCACTGCGGCCGGCGGCGGAGAGATCCTGCGGCGGGCCGAAGCTGCCACCCGGCGGTCGGGTCGATGCCTGAGCGATGAGGTTGATCCCGTTGGATCGAGTCCAGACCACGGTGGCGGTGCCGTCGGGAGCGATCGCCACCTCCGGGTTATCGGCCGACTGTCCGCCTCCGGAAAGGTCGGTTGCGGGCAGCACCCAGGACTCCTGCGGGGCGGCTCCCGTCACAGCAGGAGTGAGCGCGAGAACCAACAGAGAAACGACCGACGCCAGCAAGCCGACCGGCCTCCAGAGCGTCCGACAACCCAGGTTCATAACTGCCTCCAGTTGCGGAAACGGCGAGCCTGGCCTGGCAGGGTCCGCGTGTGTGGGGTGGAAGGCTTCCCCTACCCGCTTCCCGGCATTCCAAACAGGGCCTGTTGGTCGGCAACGGCGGGCACGGGACCTTCGCTGACCTCGACCGTCCGGATCCGGTCCCGGACGCGGACCGGAGCCCTACTCCCGGTCGGTGCGGATGTCGGTCATGCCGCCGGCATAGCCGGGACGGGGCGGCGACGGGGAGGGTTCGGTGCTCGGATGGTGAATCGGTTCCGGTTCACTCGGCAGGTCCTCCTGCTCCGATCCCGGCTCCGAAGCGAAAACCTCGTCTTCACTTGCCCCGTCGAGCAGGGCGATGAACTCGTCCGCCTCGATCGTTTCCCGGACCAGCAGGATCTCCGAGATCCGGGCCAGATCGTCACGGCGCTCGTCGAGGATGTCCCTCGCAGTCTGGTGGGCACCCTCGACGATACGGCGGATCTCGTCGTCGATCTCACGGGCGATCTCGTCCGAGTAGTCCGGCTCCGAACCCATCTCGCGGCCAAGGAAGGGCTGGCCGCGATCATGCCCGAAGACCCGGGGGCCGAGCCGTTCCGACATGCCGAAACGCATCACCATCTGCTTGGCGGTGGCGGTCACCTTCTCAAGGTCGTTCGAGGCGCCGGTGGTGATCTCACCGAACACCAGCTCCTCGGCGGCACGGCCGCCGAGGGTCATCGCCATGGTTTCGGTCAGTTCGGCCCGTGAGGTCAGGAACTTGTCCTCCGCCGGCAGCGAGATCGTGTAGCCGAGCGCCTGGCCGCGGCTGATCACCGAAATCTTGTGGACCGGGTCGCAGTTCGGCAGCAGATGACCGACGATCGCATGGCCCATCTCGTGGTAGGCGGTGATCTTCCGTTCCTTCTCGGACATCACCCGGGTCTTCTTTTCCGGACCGGCGACCACCCGCATGATGCCTTCCTCGAGCTCAAGCTGGGTGATCTCGCTTTTTCCGGAGCGGGCGGTAAGCAGGGCAGCCTCGTTGATCAGGTTGGAGAGGTCGGCG includes these proteins:
- the folK gene encoding 2-amino-4-hydroxy-6-hydroxymethyldihydropteridine diphosphokinase; translated protein: MSQPTVDAGRDDGPVESRVVFLGLGSNIGDRHGYLNQAIDRLLGAGIEVEAVSSGWETAPVGLILDQPDFLNAAVRIRTPLEPEELLDLLKEIERAIGRRTGRPRHSPRVIDIDLLLMGDLEYESDRLRLPHREVTSRRFVLAPLLELDPGLTLPDGVRLADAMAALEAEVEETGENQTVSNTGPLRDS
- the folP gene encoding dihydropteroate synthase: MGIVNVTPDSFSDGGRFCDPELAIAHGRKLAAEGADVLDVGGESTRPGAEPVGAAEELDRVIPVIEGLSGTAPISIDTVKPEVAERAIEAGATMVNDVTALGHPEMAPLCAGSGVEVVLMHMLGTPRTMQDDPRYEDVVGEILRFLEERTEAAVASGIDRRNLWIDPGIGFGKTVGHNLTLLAALDRFAATGVPVLVGPSRKTFIGRLDHDVPESERLGGTISCCLAARRNGAKMVRVHDVAEVAQALTVAEAIETAG
- the folB gene encoding dihydroneopterin aldolase, with product MTQSPIIRINGLTLYTHHGVEEAERKVGQRMVFDLELIPATCDAMVSDEVAGTVDYGELTDLVAETAGGGSYRTLERLVTVIAERTLDRFPTAASITVRATKPVPPIPFQVDGASVEITRTRAGEP